In the Candidatus Omnitrophota bacterium genome, ATTCCCCGAGCTTAGATATCTCGGATAAGGCCTGTGATACATTAAGACCGGAACGATAAAGCAACCTGTATATATTCTTGATCTGCGCCTTTGCGCCTTCGGCTACCGATGAGCGTTTCAGGCCTACGATATTTAATGAGCACGCCTCGGAATCGCCTTCGATAAGCGTATAAGGCACGACATCCTTGTTCACGCGCGCGAGCCCGCCTATCATCGCGAGCGTCCCTATCCTGACGAACTGGTGCAAAGTGACGTTCCCGGAGATAAAAGCCGCGTCCTCGACATCCGCGTGCCCGGCGACGAGCGCGCCGTTGCATAATACTATATTATTGCCTATGCGGCAGTCATGCGCGACGTGCGAGAACCCCATGAAAAAATTATCGTTCCCGATGACCGTCGCCGAACCTTCCTCCAGGCCGCGGTGTATGCTCGTGTATTCCCTGAAGATGTTCCTGTCGCCTATCTTGAGGAAGCTCTTCGCGCCTTTGAAATGGAGGTGCTGCGGCACATGCCCGATGACCGCGCCCATATGGACTTCGCAATCTTTCCCGATCGTCGTCCCGGAACATATATAAGCGTGCGCGAGCACTTTCGTGCCGTCGCCTATCGAGGCGCCGTCCTCGATTATCGCGTACGGCCCGACTTCGATCTCGCCCAATACGGCCTTTTTGCCCACGATAGCCGTGGGATGTATCTTAGCCACTATCTCCGCCTCTCCTGGGGTTCAACACTATCAGGAATTCGCCCTTCGGTTTCGACTTCTCGAAACGCGCGGCTATCTCGCTCACTTTCCCGCGCAAGATCTCCTCGAATTTCTTCGTCAATTCGCGCATCACGCAGATGCGGATATCGCCGAATATCTCAAGTATATCATATAAAGCCCTCAAAATCCTGTGCGGAGACTCATAAAAAATGACTGTCCGTTTCTCACCCTTGAATTCCGACAGCTTATTTCTCCGCGCGCCGGACTTGTTCGGCAGGAATCCCTCGAAGATAAAGCGGTCTGTCGGCATGCCAGATGTTATCAGGCCGAGTATTATCGCGGCCGGGCCGGGTATCCCGACGACAACGATCCCCTCTTTTATCGCAAGCGTTATGATATGCGCCCCGGGGTCGGATATGCCGGGTGTCCCGGCGTCGGATACGAGGGCAATGTTCTTGCCTTCCTTCAGCAGTTTTATGAGGTAATCGCCCTTGGTTATCCTGTTGTGCTCGAAATAACTCGTCAGCGGGACTTTTATGCCGTAGTGGTCTGTGAGGATCTTTGTATGGCGGGTATCCTCCGCGGCGATGAGGTCGGCTCCCTGTAAGACCTCGACAGCGCGGATAGTTATGTCTTTAAGGTTGCCTATTGGTGTAGCGACTACATAGAGCGTTCCGGATGGCATATTTATTCAACCGTAACCGACTTTGCCAGGTTTCTCGGCTGGTCTACGTCCCTTCCCTTAAGGACGGCGATATAATAGGCCAGCAGCTGCAGCGGCACCACGGTCAGGAGGACAGAGAGCGCCTCTTCCGTCTCGGGGATATATAAAACCGAGCTGACGTGTTTTTTTATCGAGACATCCCCATCCGTAGCTATGGCGATTATCGCGCCGTGCCGCGCGCGTATCTCCTGTATATTGGATATCATCTTGTCATAAGTTAACGACCGCGGCGTGATGGCCACGACCGCCATATTCCTGTCGATAAGCGCTATCGGCCCGTGCTTCATCTCGCCGGCCCCGTAACCTTCGGCGTGGATATACGAGATCTCTTAAGTTTTAGCGCCCCCTCGAAGGCATTTGGATAATTCACCCCGCGGCCGATATACATAAAGCAGGGGAGTCTGTAATATTTTCTTGCGCAGGCCTTGATCACCTCGGCTCCGTCGAGTATCCCGTCCATATGCTCTGGGATCATCTCAAAGCTGTTCAGCACCGCCTTCAGCTGTTTTTGCGTCAACGCGCCGTTTATCCTCCCGAGATACAAAGCCAACAGGATAAAAGTCGATATCTGCGCCGTATACGCCTTTGTCGAGGCGACGCCGATCTCCGGGCCGGCATGCGTATAGATGACACCGTCGGATTCCCTGGCTATCGTTGACCCGACCACGTTGCATATCGATACCACTTTTACGCCGTTCTTCTTCGCCTCCCGGAGCGCGGCGAGCGTATCCGCGGTCTCGCCGGATTGGCTCACTGCGATAAAGAGGCTCTTCTTGCCGTATACCGGGTCCCTGTATCTCAACTCGCTCGAGACGTCCACCCCTACCGGGATCCTGGCGAATCTCTCGATAAGGTACTCGCCGACAAGGCCGGCATGATAGGCGGTCCCGCATGCCGAGATGACTATATTGTCGATACCGCGCAGTTCGGAAGCGGTAAGTTTTATCCCGTCCATCTTTATCCGGCCGCCCGGGATATCGGCCCGGCTTGACAATATCTTGTGGATGACGCGCGGCTGTTCGTATATCTCCTTCAGCATGAAATGCGCGTATCCCCCTTTTTCCGCCTGGGAGATGTCCCAGTCGATATGCGTGTGCTTCTTGATTAATTTTTTGCCATTCAAATCCGTTATGACGACCTTCTCCCTTGTCAGCGTGATCACTTCCTGGTCATCTACAAAGATCACCTTCCTGGTCCTGTCCATTATGGCCGGGCAATCCGAAGCGAGAAAGTTCTCTCCGTCTCCCAACCCGACGATAAGCGGGCTGCCGCATCTGGCCCCGACCAGCTTGCCGGGTTCATCCTTGTGTATCACCGCTATCGCGTACGAGCCTTTCGCGTCTTTCAGCGCGCGGCGGACAGCGTCCTCAAGGGCTCCCTTGTAATATTTTTCTATTAAGTGGGGCAGAACTTCGGTATCGGTGTCAGAAATGAACTTATGGCCTTCTTTTTTAAGTTGGGCCTTGAGTTCTTCGCAGTTCTCTATTATGCCGTTATGGACGAGCGCTATCGCCCTGCGGCAATCATAATGAGGGTGCGCATTTATGTAATTGGGGATGCCATGCGTCGCCCAGCGGGTATGGGCTATCCCTATGGTGCCTCTCAGGCGGGTCTTCTTGAGGCTTTCGTAAAGCCCTTTTATCTTTCCGGGCATCTTCAGAGTCCTTATCCTGTGCCCTTCGAGCACAGCGATGCCGGCCGAATCATACCCCCTGTATTCGAGCCTCGCCAGCCCCTTTATTAAAATAGGGGCGGCTTCTTCACTGCCTATATACCCGGTTATGCCGCACATATTTTCAGTCCGTAGTGAACCTTATCTCGTCTATATAGAGGACGCCGTTCTTGTCATCGACGGTCATGTCGTCGAAGGCGATATCCAGTTCCATCATATTGCTTAAGTCCCACATCGTCCTGGTCGCCTTAAACTGCTCCAACGGGATAGAGAGCCGCTGCCAGTCATCGGTTACCCCGCTCAGCACGCAGGATGAGCGCTGGCCTCTCGCATTTTTTAATTGAATGCTGAATTTCGTGGTAAAGCCTTTGGCCGCGTCGCCTTTTATCAGCATGCTCAGGTTCTTATACGGCCTGAGGTCCAGGTTGTTCAATTTTATGTAGATACCGTTTAAGGCCGGCCCGTTAGCCGCCACGTCATATGTTACCTTGGCGACATGCGAGTTACTGCCCGTTTTCCCCATGACACCGTAGACCTGGATTATCTCGATCGTGGTGCCCTGGCTGTAGTCCAGGGTGTTGGAGGTCCAGGTGCCGATCATCGTCCCTAAATCGCTTATATCGCCCCTTTCAAAATTGGCTACCATGAGGTCCTTGGCAAAGGCGGAAGCGCTTAAGACAAGGATCGCCGACAGGAAAAGTAGCGCTGAGCCGATACGAATCATTCTACCCATTATGACAGCCCTCCTGTTTGTATTTTGGCGTCCCCACGGGGATTTGAACCCCGGTCGCAAGCTTGAAAAGCTCGTGTCCTGACCAGGCTAGACGATGGGGACGCTGTATTTTGCCGGTTACTTGCTCTCCTCCGCGGCTTCCTCTTCTTCGATGACAGAGGCGACCGAGGAGACCCTGTCTTTTGCGTCGAGTTTTATTATCCTTACGCCCTGCGCGGCGCGTCCGGTCGACCGGACGTCTTTAACCGGGCAGCGGACTATTACACCCTTCTCCGTTATGATCATTATCTCGTCTTTATCGGAAACCGTCTTGAGCGCGACGGCTTCTCCGTTCTTTTCGGTGACCCTGATGTTGATGATGCCCTTGCCTCCCCTGCTCTGCGTCCTGTATTCCTTAAGCTGCGACCTCTTCCCGAACCCTAATGAGGTTATGGTAAGTATGGTCGCTTCCGGGTCGGCTACAGACATCGCGATGACCTCATCTTTCTTGCCGAGGGTTATCCCTTTGACGCCCTTGGCTGAGCGGCCCATGTCCCTGACCTGCGATTCCGGGAACCTTATCGCCTTGCCTTCCTTCGTGGCAAGCAGTATCTCCCTTTTGCCGTCCGTCATCTCGACGCCGATAAGCTCATCGCCCTTTTCCAGGGTCATCCCGATTATGCCGCCTTTGCGCGGATGGCTGTATGCCTCGAGCGTAGTCTTTTTTATGATGCCCTGTTTCGTCGTCATTACCAGGAAATTGCCTTCTTTAAATTCTTTTACGGGGATGAAGGCGCTCATCTTCTCGCCCTGCTGCATCTCGAGCAGGTTGATTATCGCCTTGCCCCTCGCCTGGCGCCCGGCCTGCGGCACATCGTAGACCTTAAGCCACAGGACACGGCCCTGGTTGGTGAAGAATAATATGTGCTCGTGCGTGGTCGCGATAAAGAGGTGCTCGACAAAATCCTCCTCTTTTACGTCCGCGCCTGTCACGCCATGGCCGCCGCGGCGTTGTTTCCTGTACGCCGAGACCGGCAGGCGTTTGATATAACCGGTATTGCTTACGGTTATCACGACGTCCTCTTCGGCGATAAGGTCTTCAACCTCGAGGTCCTCTACTTCCCCGACGACATCGGTCATCCTCTCGTCGCCGTATTTTTCTTTTATCTTCAGGACCTCTTCTTTTACTATCTGGTATACTTTCTTCTCGCTCTTTAATATGGACTCATACAGCTCTATCTTCTTGATGAGCTCGAGGTATTCGGCCTCGAGCTTCTCGCGCTCCAGCGCGGTCAGCCTGCGCAGCTGCATCTCGAGTATCGCCTGTGCCTGGATGTCGCTGAAATCGAACTTCTTGATGAGTGCTTCTTTCGCCTCGGCCTCGGATTTCGATTTCTTTATGAGCTCTATTATCTTGTCGAGATTGGCGAGCGCCTTCTTCAACCCCTCGAGTATGTGCGCCCTCTCCTTGGCCCTGGCCAGGTCAAATTTAGTCCTGCGCGTTACTATCTCTTTCCTGTGCGCTATGTAACATTCGAGCATCTGCTTGAGGTTCAACACCTTAGGCCTGTTCTCCACAAGCGCCAGCATTATGATGCCGAATGACACCTCGAGCTGGGTGTGCTTAAAGAGCTGGTTCAATATCACCTGGGCGTTCGCGTCTCGCTTCAGCTCGATGACTACCCTCATCCCGTCTTTATCCGACTCGTCCCGTATATCGGAGATCCCTTCTACTTTCTTGTCGGTGACAAGCTGGGCGGTCGCCTCTATCATGTTCGCCTTGTTCACCTGATACGGGATCTCGGTAATGACAATGGACTCTTTCCCGGATTTCTGCTCCTCAATGCCGGCTTTCGCGCGTATCTTTATCAGCCCGCGGCCCGTAGTATAGGCCTGTTTTATCCCCTCACGGCCGCAGATCGTGCCGCCCGTCGGGAAATCCGGCGCCTTTATTATCTTCATAAGGTCTTTAATGGAAATTTCCGGGTCATCTATTACCGCCGCGATACCCTGCGATACTTCCGAAAGGTTGTGCGGCGGGATATTAGTGGCCATACCGACCGCGATACCTGATGAGCCGTTTATCAAAAGGTTTGGCAGAGTCGCCGGAAGTACGGTCGGCTCCTTGAGTGAGGCATCGAAGTTCGGAACGAATTCGACGGTATCTTTTTCGAGATCTGAGAGCATCTCCTCGGTTATAGCCGCCATGCGCGCCTCGGTATATCTCATGGCCGCCGGCGAATCGCCGTCTACCGAGCCGAAGTTCCCCTGCCCCTCGGCCAACGGATATCTCAACGAAAAATCCTGGACCATCCTCACCAGCGAATCATAGACCGCAACGTCCCCGTGCGGATGGTATTTGCCGAGAACCTCGCCGACGATCCTCGCCGACTTCTTATATGGTTTCGTATGCTCGAGCCCGAGTTCCTTCATCCCGTAGAGTATCCTGCGATGGACCGGCTTCAGCCCGTCGCGTACGTCGGGCAGGGCGCGGCCTACGATAACGCTCATCGCGTATGAGATGTATGAATCCTTCATCTCGTCTTCGATATATACCGGAACTATCTTCTCATTGCGCGCGTACATATTAGAGCTCTGACCCTCCTATCTTAAACATCCAGGAATCTTACTTCCGGTGCGTGTTTCTCTATGAATTCCCTTCTCGGCTCGACAGCGTCGCCCATAAGTATCGTGAACATCTGCTCGGCCTCTACGGCGTCTTCCATCGTGACTTTCAGGAGCGTCCGCTTTTCCGGGTCCATGGTCGTCTCCCAGAGCTGCTGCGGGTTCATTTCTCCAAGACCTTTATATCTCTGGATGCTCATGCCTTTCTTGCCGAGGTTCCTTGTGTATTCAAGGACGGCCTTGAGCGAACTAAACTCCAATTCCTCTTCCTCGCCTTCAAGCCTGAAAGGCGCCTTCTGTTTTTCTTTTGTCTTGCCTTCTTCGGTATGCGGCAGGTAATCCGATGCCGAAAGGCCGAGCTTCTCAAGTTTGGTAAGGCACTTCTCTATCTCCTCCGCTTCATATATTTCAAGCAGGTCGACGCCCTTGCCGTTCACTGCGCCCTTGCCTTCTTCTTTTATCTCAACATCCTCACCGGCCTCTTCTTCTTCCTTGACGAACTTGGCTAGCTCGTCGTCATTATAGGCAAATTGGTCCTGGCCATCCACTTTTACCCTATAAAGTGGCAGTTTTTTGGTCTTTGGATGCCTAGAAATCAGGTATTTTGCTAAATTCACTCCCTTTTTGCCTAACCCGTCGGTAAGATCCTCAAGCTCGACAAGCGCATCCAGGATCTCCTTCAGTTGGGCATCCGTGAACGTATGCTTTTCCTTCATCCTGACCAGCTTAAGCCCTTCCGACCCAAGCTCAAGGAGCATCGAGTTCATCTGGGTCTCTGTCTGTATGTATTCTTCCCTCTTGCCTCTCTTTATCTTGTAGAGCGGCGGTTGGGCAATATAGATATTCCCCTTCTCGAGGAGCGCTCTCATCTGTTTATAAAAGAAGGTCAACAGCAGGGTCCTGATATGCGAACCGTCCACATCGGCATCGCACATTATTATCACCTTCGCGTACCTTAGCTTCGATACATCAAATTCCTCCCCTATCCCGCAACCCAAGGCCGAGATTATCGTCCTGATTTCGTCATTCGCGAGGACCTTGTCCAATCTGGCCTTCTCGACGTTTATGATCTTGCCCTTGAGCGGCAATATCGCCTGGAACCTGCGGTCCCTTCCTTGTTTCGCCGAACCGCCGGCTGAATCGCCCTCAACGAGATAGACCTCGCAAAGCTCGGCGTCCCTTTCGGAGCAATCGGCTAGCTTCCCCGGCAAACCTACGCCTTCTAGCGCGCCTTTTCTCCTGGTAAGTTCTTTCGCCTTCCTCGCCGCTTCCCTTGCGCGGCTGGCCAGGAGGCATTTATCCGCCACCTTATTCGCTATCGAGGGGTTCTCCTCGAAGTAAGAGCTCAGCGATTCGTTAACTATTGAAGCCACCAGGCCCTCGACCTCGGAATTCCCCAGCTTTGTCTTGGTCTGCCCCTCAAATTGCGGCTCCGGTATCCTTATCGATACGACCGCGGCAAGCCCCTCGCGCACATCGTCGCCGGAGAGGGTTATCTCCTCGTTCTTGAAAAATCCTTTATTCTTGCAATACTGGTTTATGACCCTTGTCAGCGCCGACTTAAACCCGCTTAAGTGTGACCCGCCCTCGATGGTATTTATGTTGTTCGCGAAGGAGAAGAGGTTCTCGCCGTATCCGTCGTTATACTGCAGGGCGACCTCCATCTGTATCCTGTCCTTCTCGCCGCTGAAATAGATGACTTTCTTATGGAGCGGGTTTTTGTTCCTGTTCAGGAATTCAACGAAAGATTCTATGCCGCCGGTGAACTTAAATGAGTTCTCCTTGTTAGTCCTCTCGTCCTTCAGGCTGATCTTCAGGCCTTTATTGAGGAACGCCAGCTCACGCAGCCTGTTCGATAAGGTATCAAAGCTGTACTCAAGCTTCCCGGTGAATATCTGGTTATCCGGTTTAAAAGTTATGCGCGTGCCGGTCGTCTTAGATTTCCCGACGACGGTCACCTTCGATGCCGTCTTGCCGCGCTCATACCTCTGGTGGTAAACTTTGCCGTCGCGCCTGACCTCGGCCTCAAGCCACTCGGACAAGGCATTGACAACTGAAACACCCACACCATGCAGGCCACCCGAGACTTTATAGCTCTTATGGTCGAACTTACCTCCGGCGTGGAGCTTTGTCAGGACGACCTCGAGGGCCGATTTCTTCTCGGTCTCGTGCATATCGACCGGTATGCCGCGCCCGTCGTCTATGACCGTAACGCTGTTATTTTTATGCACGATGACGTCGATATTCTGGCAATAACCGCCCATCGCCTCGTCGATGGAATTATCCACGACCTCATAGACGAGGTGGTGGAACCCGCCGACGGACGTATCGCCGATATACATCGCCGGCCTTTTCCTTACGGCTTCCAGCCCCTCCAGGACCTGGATAGTTTTAGCGTCGTACTTTTCCGATTTCACCGTTTTTTCCGGTTTTTCCGTCTTCGCCATATTCTATATCTCCCCTATCCTGAGTTTTATATCTTTGACCGGGCCCTCGCCCAGCTCGCTCTTTATTTTCGCCAGGATCCCGGCTTTCTCCATGGTCAATCTATGGAGCCAGCTCGACGAATCCACATGTACCACCAATACCTCTTCTTTGATATCCACCGGTTTCGCGTGT is a window encoding:
- the lpxA gene encoding acyl-ACP--UDP-N-acetylglucosamine O-acyltransferase, producing MAKIHPTAIVGKKAVLGEIEVGPYAIIEDGASIGDGTKVLAHAYICSGTTIGKDCEVHMGAVIGHVPQHLHFKGAKSFLKIGDRNIFREYTSIHRGLEEGSATVIGNDNFFMGFSHVAHDCRIGNNIVLCNGALVAGHADVEDAAFISGNVTLHQFVRIGTLAMIGGLARVNKDVVPYTLIEGDSEACSLNIVGLKRSSVAEGAKAQIKNIYRLLYRSGLNVSQALSEISKLGELTPEAAHMVEFVKRSERGICKHRKTEAASSAEDI
- the rsmI gene encoding 16S rRNA (cytidine(1402)-2'-O)-methyltransferase, whose protein sequence is MPSGTLYVVATPIGNLKDITIRAVEVLQGADLIAAEDTRHTKILTDHYGIKVPLTSYFEHNRITKGDYLIKLLKEGKNIALVSDAGTPGISDPGAHIITLAIKEGIVVVGIPGPAAIILGLITSGMPTDRFIFEGFLPNKSGARRNKLSEFKGEKRTVIFYESPHRILRALYDILEIFGDIRICVMRELTKKFEEILRGKVSEIAARFEKSKPKGEFLIVLNPRRGGDSG
- a CDS encoding carbohydrate binding domain-containing protein, translated to MGRMIRIGSALLFLSAILVLSASAFAKDLMVANFERGDISDLGTMIGTWTSNTLDYSQGTTIEIIQVYGVMGKTGSNSHVAKVTYDVAANGPALNGIYIKLNNLDLRPYKNLSMLIKGDAAKGFTTKFSIQLKNARGQRSSCVLSGVTDDWQRLSIPLEQFKATRTMWDLSNMMELDIAFDDMTVDDKNGVLYIDEIRFTTD
- the gyrA gene encoding DNA gyrase subunit A: MYARNEKIVPVYIEDEMKDSYISYAMSVIVGRALPDVRDGLKPVHRRILYGMKELGLEHTKPYKKSARIVGEVLGKYHPHGDVAVYDSLVRMVQDFSLRYPLAEGQGNFGSVDGDSPAAMRYTEARMAAITEEMLSDLEKDTVEFVPNFDASLKEPTVLPATLPNLLINGSSGIAVGMATNIPPHNLSEVSQGIAAVIDDPEISIKDLMKIIKAPDFPTGGTICGREGIKQAYTTGRGLIKIRAKAGIEEQKSGKESIVITEIPYQVNKANMIEATAQLVTDKKVEGISDIRDESDKDGMRVVIELKRDANAQVILNQLFKHTQLEVSFGIIMLALVENRPKVLNLKQMLECYIAHRKEIVTRRTKFDLARAKERAHILEGLKKALANLDKIIELIKKSKSEAEAKEALIKKFDFSDIQAQAILEMQLRRLTALEREKLEAEYLELIKKIELYESILKSEKKVYQIVKEEVLKIKEKYGDERMTDVVGEVEDLEVEDLIAEEDVVITVSNTGYIKRLPVSAYRKQRRGGHGVTGADVKEEDFVEHLFIATTHEHILFFTNQGRVLWLKVYDVPQAGRQARGKAIINLLEMQQGEKMSAFIPVKEFKEGNFLVMTTKQGIIKKTTLEAYSHPRKGGIIGMTLEKGDELIGVEMTDGKREILLATKEGKAIRFPESQVRDMGRSAKGVKGITLGKKDEVIAMSVADPEATILTITSLGFGKRSQLKEYRTQSRGGKGIINIRVTEKNGEAVALKTVSDKDEIMIITEKGVIVRCPVKDVRSTGRAAQGVRIIKLDAKDRVSSVASVIEEEEAAEESK
- the gyrB gene encoding DNA topoisomerase (ATP-hydrolyzing) subunit B: MAKTEKPEKTVKSEKYDAKTIQVLEGLEAVRKRPAMYIGDTSVGGFHHLVYEVVDNSIDEAMGGYCQNIDVIVHKNNSVTVIDDGRGIPVDMHETEKKSALEVVLTKLHAGGKFDHKSYKVSGGLHGVGVSVVNALSEWLEAEVRRDGKVYHQRYERGKTASKVTVVGKSKTTGTRITFKPDNQIFTGKLEYSFDTLSNRLRELAFLNKGLKISLKDERTNKENSFKFTGGIESFVEFLNRNKNPLHKKVIYFSGEKDRIQMEVALQYNDGYGENLFSFANNINTIEGGSHLSGFKSALTRVINQYCKNKGFFKNEEITLSGDDVREGLAAVVSIRIPEPQFEGQTKTKLGNSEVEGLVASIVNESLSSYFEENPSIANKVADKCLLASRAREAARKAKELTRRKGALEGVGLPGKLADCSERDAELCEVYLVEGDSAGGSAKQGRDRRFQAILPLKGKIINVEKARLDKVLANDEIRTIISALGCGIGEEFDVSKLRYAKVIIMCDADVDGSHIRTLLLTFFYKQMRALLEKGNIYIAQPPLYKIKRGKREEYIQTETQMNSMLLELGSEGLKLVRMKEKHTFTDAQLKEILDALVELEDLTDGLGKKGVNLAKYLISRHPKTKKLPLYRVKVDGQDQFAYNDDELAKFVKEEEEAGEDVEIKEEGKGAVNGKGVDLLEIYEAEEIEKCLTKLEKLGLSASDYLPHTEEGKTKEKQKAPFRLEGEEEELEFSSLKAVLEYTRNLGKKGMSIQRYKGLGEMNPQQLWETTMDPEKRTLLKVTMEDAVEAEQMFTILMGDAVEPRREFIEKHAPEVRFLDV
- a CDS encoding DUF721 domain-containing protein, with the protein product MKNRPVAIKDVLDGILKNLGGGKVSQAGAIGAVWAKAAGDAAAKHAKPVDIKEEVLVVHVDSSSWLHRLTMEKAGILAKIKSELGEGPVKDIKLRIGEI